The following are encoded together in the Aciduricibacillus chroicocephali genome:
- a CDS encoding ketopantoate reductase family protein, translating into MKVGIIGCGATGLLMASFLGRVHNVTLYARRLEQVEDLNKNGFVLETSAGSKVFHIPAKHINELEEEELAIICVKQPDVQPLLANLKNHPAMPILFLQNGMGHERLAASLPNPVLIGVNEHGVRLVSPNRIRYGGSGNIIIGPLQGDHDLLVKISEALDSQEHPFVLSDNIIYFQKMKLLVNAVINPITTLFRVNNGRIIDNTHLRELALKTSNEASFALGIDQEAAWQQCLLIAGRTAENRSSMLQDMEAGRRTEIDSILGYIIDVSDKELVTIDFLIKCIKALETIHVQGEDE; encoded by the coding sequence ATGAAGGTGGGAATTATCGGCTGTGGAGCGACAGGCTTGCTCATGGCCAGCTTCCTTGGCAGAGTTCATAATGTTACATTATATGCCAGAAGATTGGAGCAAGTGGAAGATTTAAATAAAAATGGTTTTGTATTGGAAACATCAGCGGGAAGCAAGGTATTTCATATTCCGGCGAAGCATATTAACGAATTGGAAGAGGAAGAACTGGCTATCATTTGTGTCAAACAGCCGGATGTACAACCTCTATTGGCAAATTTGAAGAACCATCCTGCTATGCCGATTCTGTTCTTGCAGAATGGAATGGGTCACGAGCGATTGGCGGCAAGTTTACCAAATCCTGTACTGATAGGTGTGAACGAGCATGGTGTTCGACTTGTAAGTCCAAATCGTATCAGATATGGCGGCAGTGGCAATATAATAATTGGTCCGCTTCAGGGAGACCATGATCTATTGGTGAAAATATCAGAAGCACTTGATTCACAAGAACATCCTTTCGTACTTTCAGATAATATCATCTATTTCCAGAAGATGAAACTGCTTGTGAATGCCGTGATCAATCCTATTACGACCCTGTTTCGTGTAAATAACGGAAGAATTATCGACAATACACATTTGCGGGAGCTTGCTCTAAAAACAAGTAATGAAGCGTCTTTTGCTCTTGGTATTGATCAGGAAGCTGCTTGGCAGCAATGTTTACTGATAGCCGGGCGTACAGCAGAGAACCGTTCTTCAATGCTACAAGATATGGAGGCGGGCCGTCGTACCGAAATTGATTCGATACTTGGCTATATAATTGACGTGAGTGACAAGGAACTTGTGACGATTGATTTTCTAATTAAATGTATTAAAGCTTTGGAAACTATTCACGTACAGGGGGAAGACGAATGA
- the mraZ gene encoding division/cell wall cluster transcriptional repressor MraZ, translating to MFMGEFQHNIDIKGRMIVPAKFREGLGSRFVVTRGLDKCLFAYPMDEWKEVEGKLRQLPLTKKDARAFTRFFFSGAIECEVDKQGRINIPQTLRSYAGLEKECVVIGVSSRVELWSREIWEDYFSESENSFAEIAENLMDLDI from the coding sequence ATGTTCATGGGAGAATTCCAGCACAACATAGATATAAAAGGCCGAATGATTGTTCCTGCCAAGTTCCGTGAAGGGCTCGGCAGCCGGTTTGTTGTGACGCGAGGCTTGGACAAATGTCTCTTTGCCTACCCTATGGATGAATGGAAAGAAGTCGAAGGTAAATTAAGACAACTTCCCCTTACTAAAAAAGATGCTCGCGCATTTACCCGCTTTTTCTTCTCCGGCGCCATTGAGTGTGAAGTGGACAAGCAGGGAAGAATCAATATTCCGCAGACTTTAAGAAGTTATGCTGGACTTGAAAAAGAATGTGTTGTCATCGGTGTTTCCAGCCGAGTGGAGCTATGGTCGAGAGAAATTTGGGAAGACTACTTCAGTGAATCCGAAAATTCGTTCGCTGAGATAGCGGAAAACCTTATGGATCTTGATATTTGA
- the rpmF gene encoding 50S ribosomal protein L32 encodes MAVPKQRTSKKVKNQRRTHKKLHVPGMVECSNCGEYTKPHHVCASCGHYDGKEVVSN; translated from the coding sequence ATGGCAGTACCTAAACAAAGAACGTCCAAGAAAGTTAAGAACCAGCGCCGTACTCACAAGAAACTTCACGTACCAGGCATGGTTGAGTGCTCTAACTGTGGCGAGTACACTAAGCCACACCACGTTTGTGCGTCTTGCGGTCACTATGATGGCAAGGAAGTAGTAAGCAACTAA
- a CDS encoding YceD family protein, with translation MKWAVSQIKKQAFNEPFKFDEMVDVSELATLNNDLIRIDPVHVKGQCDFRHGQYIFDLVIEGEMILPCARTLVEVPYPFSISTREIFASSDMGSEHDEIHPIDGEVLDLMPIIKENILLEIPFRVFSEDAEAEAAAPKSGNGWELVTEGNTEPKIDPRLQKLQSLLKDRKNEE, from the coding sequence ATGAAATGGGCAGTAAGCCAGATAAAAAAACAAGCTTTCAACGAGCCGTTCAAGTTCGATGAAATGGTTGATGTTTCAGAGCTCGCTACCCTGAACAATGACTTGATCCGCATTGATCCAGTTCATGTGAAGGGGCAGTGCGATTTCCGGCATGGTCAATATATATTTGATCTTGTGATTGAAGGGGAAATGATTTTACCTTGTGCACGTACACTTGTTGAAGTGCCTTATCCATTCAGCATTAGCACACGTGAAATTTTTGCCTCATCTGACATGGGCAGTGAACATGATGAAATTCATCCGATTGATGGAGAAGTTCTTGACTTAATGCCCATCATCAAGGAAAATATTTTATTGGAGATCCCTTTTCGAGTTTTTTCCGAAGATGCAGAAGCAGAAGCCGCCGCTCCCAAGAGCGGGAATGGCTGGGAATTGGTAACGGAGGGAAACACTGAACCGAAAATTGATCCCCGCTTGCAGAAACTGCAGTCTTTGTTGAAAGATAGAAAGAATGAGGAATAA
- the rsmD gene encoding 16S rRNA (guanine(966)-N(2))-methyltransferase RsmD has product MKGRRLDAVPGSATRPTTDKIKESIFQIMGPYFDGGICLDLFAGSGSLGIEALSRGMDEAIFVDKNPKAVQVIKQNLQTLKIEEHAEVFRADAFRALQAIAKRGLKFKLILLDPPYGKVDYCKLIEVIEASSLLDDGGIIYAEHEPGEKVPESTSTLHITKQTDYSRSIGITIYEKNIRENEVEA; this is encoded by the coding sequence ATGAAAGGGCGAAGACTGGATGCGGTTCCTGGCTCAGCAACAAGGCCTACAACAGATAAAATTAAAGAATCGATTTTTCAAATCATGGGCCCGTACTTTGACGGTGGCATTTGTCTGGATTTATTCGCTGGGAGCGGATCGCTTGGTATCGAAGCGCTAAGTCGAGGGATGGACGAGGCGATTTTTGTAGATAAGAATCCGAAAGCTGTACAGGTGATCAAACAGAATCTCCAAACATTAAAGATTGAAGAACATGCAGAGGTATTCCGGGCTGATGCTTTTCGTGCCTTGCAAGCTATTGCCAAAAGAGGGCTGAAGTTCAAGCTCATCCTTCTAGACCCTCCATATGGAAAAGTGGACTATTGCAAGCTTATTGAAGTGATTGAAGCCTCAAGTTTGCTTGATGACGGCGGTATTATTTACGCGGAACATGAACCTGGAGAAAAAGTTCCGGAATCGACATCTACTTTGCATATTACAAAGCAGACCGATTACAGCCGTTCGATAGGTATCACAATATATGAAAAAAATATTAGAGAGAATGAGGTGGAAGCCTAA
- the ylbJ gene encoding sporulation integral membrane protein YlbJ has product MKQILHTLLFAGATSFIALGLITFPDQAVGASIHGLNMWWEIVFPSLLPFFITAELLISFGVVRFLGVLFEPVMRPLFRVPGAGSFGWIMGMASGYPTGAKIAVRLREEKQLTRIEAERLVCFTNASSPLFIFGAVSIGFFHDSKLGILLAISHYAGNAIVGICMRFYGHKEERNTTSKQTKKSGMPLLRALREMHRTRLREKRPLGEIASTAVINSIKTLVMVGGFIILFSVLTKLLYLTGITPVIASILTIILEMLSLPGELGLPIMSGMFEITLGSQMISQLALDDMFGMAIAVSFILGFNGFSIQSQVASILAKSDIRFKPYFFARILHGIIAASLTFLLYKPLYLNRQVFDYQHFPVTETVFSEQVNDLIEVTAIAGPILTIGCLALAAYLMLVQILKTKKNSA; this is encoded by the coding sequence ATGAAACAGATTTTACATACATTGCTATTCGCCGGGGCAACGTCATTCATTGCCCTTGGCCTGATCACATTTCCCGATCAGGCTGTGGGAGCGAGCATACACGGGCTTAACATGTGGTGGGAAATCGTATTCCCATCATTACTGCCTTTTTTCATAACGGCAGAATTACTAATATCCTTCGGGGTTGTCAGGTTCCTTGGTGTTTTATTTGAACCAGTCATGAGGCCGCTCTTCCGTGTACCAGGTGCTGGAAGCTTCGGCTGGATCATGGGTATGGCAAGCGGATATCCGACAGGAGCTAAGATAGCTGTCCGTCTCCGTGAAGAAAAACAGCTTACAAGGATTGAAGCAGAACGGCTCGTCTGTTTTACTAATGCATCGAGCCCGCTGTTTATCTTCGGTGCTGTTTCAATCGGTTTTTTCCATGATTCCAAACTAGGGATCCTCCTTGCAATCAGTCACTATGCAGGCAACGCCATAGTTGGAATATGCATGCGCTTTTATGGACATAAAGAGGAGAGAAATACAACTAGCAAGCAAACTAAAAAAAGCGGTATGCCACTTCTGAGAGCATTGAGAGAGATGCATCGAACCCGTCTTAGAGAAAAACGCCCCCTCGGTGAAATCGCTAGCACAGCCGTTATTAATTCCATTAAAACACTCGTAATGGTCGGCGGTTTCATTATTTTGTTCTCTGTATTGACTAAATTACTCTACCTTACCGGCATCACCCCGGTTATCGCATCTATACTTACAATCATACTAGAAATGCTGTCATTGCCGGGTGAACTCGGCTTGCCAATCATGTCAGGAATGTTTGAAATTACACTTGGCTCGCAAATGATTTCTCAGCTCGCTCTTGATGATATGTTTGGAATGGCCATAGCTGTCAGCTTTATTCTCGGTTTTAATGGGTTTTCCATACAATCACAAGTAGCAAGTATACTGGCAAAGTCAGATATCCGGTTCAAGCCATATTTCTTCGCTCGTATCCTGCACGGGATTATCGCAGCATCTTTGACCTTCCTATTGTACAAGCCGCTATATTTGAACAGGCAAGTATTTGATTATCAGCACTTCCCTGTAACTGAAACTGTGTTTTCTGAACAGGTTAACGATCTTATCGAAGTTACTGCGATAGCTGGCCCCATACTCACAATCGGTTGCCTTGCACTCGCAGCTTATCTAATGTTAGTGCAGATTTTAAAGACAAAAAAGAACTCCGCATAA
- the cyoE gene encoding heme o synthase, with protein MKKTAAVQVASTQGAAAIKSISLFSEIKLLVKGIVLVMNVLPVFVGFVLALYFTHGSLSANIPLFILTMAGSTLVMAGALILNNWYEADLDEKMDRTKKRPTVTGTLQMNTVLWLGIGASVLGMIMMLFTTMEAALYAFIGWFVYVVLYTFWSKRRFTLNTVIGSVSGAVTPLIGWAAISSSYHIIPVMISIILFIWQIPHTFAIAMRRYDDYKAAGVPMLPVVYGFGMTKRQMFVYVAALLPLPFFMTSLGTAFVIVATILNIGFLFISGIGFVTKNDHQWANGMFRASLIYLTLLFMALLVVAAI; from the coding sequence ATGAAAAAAACAGCAGCTGTCCAAGTTGCAAGTACTCAGGGTGCTGCAGCGATTAAAAGTATATCTCTTTTTTCTGAAATAAAGTTGCTTGTAAAAGGAATCGTTCTTGTTATGAATGTGCTTCCTGTTTTTGTAGGTTTTGTACTTGCTCTTTATTTCACACATGGATCTCTATCTGCAAATATCCCATTATTTATTCTGACAATGGCAGGCAGTACGCTTGTCATGGCAGGTGCACTTATCCTGAACAATTGGTATGAAGCCGATCTGGATGAAAAAATGGATCGGACAAAAAAGAGGCCGACTGTAACAGGTACTTTGCAAATGAACACGGTTCTCTGGCTTGGAATCGGAGCATCTGTCCTCGGAATGATCATGATGCTGTTCACGACAATGGAAGCGGCGCTTTACGCATTTATTGGATGGTTTGTCTATGTTGTATTGTATACATTCTGGTCTAAGCGACGCTTTACGCTAAATACGGTAATTGGTAGTGTGTCGGGCGCTGTCACCCCACTTATTGGCTGGGCTGCAATCAGCTCCTCATACCATATCATCCCGGTCATGATCAGCATTATTCTATTCATTTGGCAAATCCCGCATACTTTTGCAATTGCAATGCGAAGATATGATGACTATAAGGCAGCGGGTGTGCCTATGCTTCCGGTTGTTTATGGATTTGGCATGACAAAGCGACAAATGTTCGTCTATGTCGCTGCTCTGTTACCGCTCCCGTTTTTTATGACATCTTTAGGTACGGCTTTTGTTATTGTGGCGACAATTCTTAATATCGGTTTCCTCTTTATATCTGGTATAGGTTTTGTCACAAAGAATGACCATCAATGGGCAAATGGAATGTTCCGGGCATCACTTATTTATTTAACGCTCCTATTTATGGCGCTGCTCGTTGTGGCAGCCATATAA
- a CDS encoding DUF3397 family protein: protein MNIVFRIIALLIVFPPISTYILFRIVRRPLRNRRRAIHFAAEWTAPLYMIATTFIISGIIRHGMGPWMLVVLIAVFSILLIIHVRKEGELIIGEMVRRFLRGSFIIFFLLYLILGIVSILMYIF from the coding sequence ATGAACATTGTATTTCGTATTATTGCTTTACTTATTGTCTTTCCCCCTATAAGTACATATATTCTCTTTAGAATTGTCCGGAGACCGTTAAGAAACCGCAGGAGGGCCATACACTTTGCTGCTGAATGGACGGCACCTCTTTATATGATCGCGACAACATTTATAATTTCGGGAATCATCAGACATGGAATGGGTCCCTGGATGCTAGTTGTACTGATTGCGGTTTTCTCAATCTTATTAATTATTCATGTTCGTAAAGAAGGTGAGTTGATTATAGGTGAAATGGTACGAAGGTTTCTGCGCGGCTCGTTTATAATCTTCTTCTTGCTCTATTTAATTCTTGGAATTGTGTCCATATTAATGTACATTTTCTGA
- the coaD gene encoding pantetheine-phosphate adenylyltransferase — protein sequence MGGRAICPGSFDPVTNGHLDIISRGAKVFDEVIVVVFNNETKRPLFTVDERVALLEEATADLPNVKVDASKGLLMDYAQAHHAQAILRGLRAVSDFEYEMQITSMNRKLNPSIETFFMMTNNQYSFLSSSVVKEAAKFHADVADLVPEVVAKALKKKFCK from the coding sequence ATGGGTGGAAGAGCGATATGTCCAGGGAGTTTTGACCCCGTAACGAATGGGCATCTTGATATTATCAGCCGCGGTGCTAAGGTGTTCGATGAAGTGATAGTTGTCGTTTTCAACAATGAAACAAAGCGTCCATTATTTACAGTTGATGAGCGTGTTGCCTTATTGGAAGAGGCTACAGCTGATTTGCCAAATGTGAAAGTAGATGCATCGAAAGGGTTGCTGATGGATTATGCACAGGCCCATCATGCACAGGCAATTTTAAGGGGACTTAGAGCGGTTAGCGATTTTGAATATGAAATGCAAATTACGTCTATGAACCGCAAGTTGAATCCGTCAATTGAAACATTTTTTATGATGACGAACAACCAATATTCCTTCCTAAGTTCGAGTGTTGTAAAAGAAGCTGCTAAATTCCATGCTGATGTCGCAGATCTCGTGCCCGAAGTTGTAGCCAAAGCACTCAAGAAAAAATTTTGTAAATAA
- a CDS encoding RsfA family transcriptional regulator — MNGSRQDAWTTSEDRILADTVLRYIREGGTQLDAFKEVGEKLKRTPAACGFRWNANIRKAHEKQIAEAKRLRKGLLQKVEEEVLPSKDALDHAIMLLENLRNDGKENEEEDYKMLFVKLKEENIQLEQLIGQYEDILKQMLQLLHQAQKAGREVLPFERDKGY; from the coding sequence ATGAACGGTTCACGGCAAGACGCCTGGACAACTAGTGAAGATAGGATTCTTGCGGATACTGTACTCCGCTATATAAGAGAAGGCGGCACTCAGCTTGATGCTTTCAAAGAAGTAGGGGAAAAATTAAAGAGGACGCCTGCAGCTTGCGGCTTTCGCTGGAATGCTAATATTCGCAAAGCTCATGAGAAGCAGATTGCAGAAGCTAAAAGACTAAGAAAAGGTCTTTTACAGAAAGTGGAAGAAGAAGTGCTGCCGAGCAAAGATGCGCTTGATCATGCGATTATGCTGCTTGAGAATTTGAGAAATGATGGAAAAGAGAATGAAGAAGAGGACTATAAAATGTTGTTTGTGAAGCTGAAAGAGGAGAATATACAACTTGAGCAGCTGATCGGGCAATATGAAGACATTTTAAAACAAATGCTGCAGCTTCTACATCAAGCTCAGAAAGCGGGCAGAGAAGTTCTGCCATTCGAAAGAGATAAAGGATATTAG
- a CDS encoding nucleotidyltransferase, translating into MDACGLVVEYNPFHNGHLHHVQEARKVSGTEIIICVMSGNFLQRGEPAIIDKFHRTRAALASGADLVLELPFTYAVESSEWFARGSVATLAAAGVSSICFGSESGEADSFKKSYDLRKERETEYQEMFRSKMDQGLSFPEANKAAYTAIGLDRDALDLTQPNNILGFSYVREIIERHPNIKPLTIKRTQSGYHDPEVTGRIASATSIRKQLLADGKLTEKTKKAITEQSATQLILYKEAAGFWHSWENYFPLLHYKVSVSSAEELSLYHGVEEGLENRIKKTAATARNMNEWIAAIKTKRYTWTRLQRAFVHILANVTKEEILISHSRLATPYLRILGMNSNGRLYLNRIKKSLDRPLITRVHERPILELEIEERAAQAYYSILSPEQRTSLYRQEMLGPVIAD; encoded by the coding sequence ATGGATGCTTGCGGCCTTGTTGTCGAATATAACCCTTTTCATAACGGCCATCTGCATCATGTCCAGGAAGCTAGAAAAGTATCCGGTACAGAAATTATTATCTGTGTAATGAGCGGTAATTTCCTGCAGCGCGGTGAGCCTGCAATAATTGATAAATTCCACCGGACTCGGGCGGCACTGGCATCAGGGGCGGATCTTGTTCTGGAGCTCCCTTTTACATATGCTGTGGAAAGCAGCGAGTGGTTTGCAAGAGGTTCTGTTGCAACCCTGGCAGCTGCTGGAGTCTCTTCCATCTGCTTTGGCAGTGAATCCGGTGAAGCTGATTCTTTCAAAAAGTCATACGACTTGCGCAAAGAGAGGGAAACAGAATATCAGGAAATGTTCCGAAGCAAAATGGATCAGGGACTCTCTTTCCCGGAGGCAAACAAGGCAGCCTATACAGCAATTGGACTTGATCGTGATGCATTAGACTTAACTCAGCCAAATAACATTCTCGGTTTCAGCTATGTTAGAGAGATTATTGAGAGACATCCAAATATTAAACCTCTAACAATCAAGAGAACACAAAGTGGCTATCACGACCCAGAAGTTACTGGGAGAATCGCAAGCGCAACGAGCATTCGAAAGCAGCTGCTTGCAGATGGGAAACTTACAGAGAAGACAAAAAAGGCGATTACAGAACAGTCTGCCACACAACTTATACTCTATAAGGAAGCTGCCGGCTTTTGGCACAGCTGGGAGAACTATTTTCCGCTTCTCCATTACAAAGTTTCTGTTTCCTCGGCAGAAGAACTCTCGCTTTATCATGGCGTGGAAGAAGGTTTGGAAAACCGGATTAAAAAAACAGCAGCAACAGCACGAAATATGAATGAATGGATTGCTGCTATTAAGACGAAACGCTATACGTGGACTCGTCTCCAGCGTGCCTTCGTCCACATTTTAGCGAATGTGACTAAAGAGGAAATACTTATTTCCCATTCTCGGCTCGCCACACCATACCTCCGAATCCTCGGCATGAATAGTAACGGACGTCTCTACTTAAACAGAATCAAGAAATCACTGGACAGACCCCTGATTACGCGTGTTCACGAGAGACCTATTTTGGAACTTGAAATTGAAGAGCGTGCAGCACAAGCCTATTACAGTATTCTTAGCCCTGAACAAAGAACCAGTCTGTACAGGCAAGAAATGCTAGGACCTGTTATTGCAGATTAA
- the bshC gene encoding bacillithiol biosynthesis cysteine-adding enzyme BshC → MQIEKASLPNLNKLIRDYKNHDTYIMNYFDYEPFSESFDSRLTDLQDRTFDRDELADVLVKANKQWNAPESTFSNIEKLRRNDSVAVVGGQQAGLLTGPLYSINKLISIIQLAKAEEVRTGVPVVPIFWIAGEDHDFDEINHVFMPVEGKMEKIKLAQKPDKKSVSKVAINAEKSRDFLDAVFATLEETEWTKEWYRICMEILEQSDSYVDFFARLIFSIFEEEGVILLDSADPDIRRLESRHFVKMIEKQQNIAASVVRSQSELASKGYHVPLEPAFTDGNLFIEHDGERVLLQVDETGKWVGKQRETVLSTDELLEIARTSPERLSNNVVTRPIMQELLIPTLAFLGGNGEIAYWSALKDAFHVLDLRMPPVLPRLSFTYIDKATMKRINRLSLEKDSIITMGTGKARMNWLRSQISPPVDLMRDELKQTVANAHEPLKDYAQTIRPDIGRLAEKNIRKIEKEIDFLYKRIMLALEEQHSAVLADFDDIELMLHPLGGLQERAWNPVSFLNLHGKDFFKRLAAEELSFQADHYFVYI, encoded by the coding sequence ATGCAAATCGAGAAGGCATCTTTGCCAAACTTGAATAAATTGATCCGTGATTATAAAAATCATGATACATATATTATGAATTATTTTGACTACGAGCCGTTCTCAGAATCATTTGATAGCCGGCTGACAGATTTGCAAGACAGAACATTTGACCGTGATGAATTGGCAGATGTGCTAGTAAAGGCAAATAAGCAATGGAATGCCCCTGAATCGACTTTCTCCAATATTGAAAAACTGCGCCGCAATGATTCGGTTGCTGTTGTTGGTGGGCAACAGGCTGGATTGCTGACAGGGCCCCTTTATTCTATAAATAAATTGATTTCAATTATTCAGCTTGCAAAAGCTGAAGAGGTTAGGACTGGGGTACCTGTTGTTCCCATCTTCTGGATTGCAGGTGAAGATCATGACTTCGATGAAATTAATCATGTCTTCATGCCTGTGGAAGGGAAGATGGAGAAGATCAAGCTGGCGCAGAAGCCTGATAAGAAGTCGGTATCAAAAGTGGCAATAAATGCTGAAAAGAGCAGGGATTTTCTCGATGCGGTTTTTGCTACTTTGGAAGAGACTGAGTGGACGAAAGAATGGTATCGCATCTGTATGGAAATATTGGAACAATCTGATTCATATGTGGATTTTTTTGCACGTCTTATTTTCTCTATCTTTGAGGAAGAAGGCGTCATTTTGCTTGATTCTGCAGATCCGGACATTCGCCGTTTGGAGAGTAGACATTTTGTGAAAATGATTGAGAAACAGCAAAATATTGCGGCTTCAGTAGTAAGGTCTCAAAGTGAACTTGCAAGCAAAGGGTATCATGTACCGCTTGAACCAGCATTTACAGATGGAAATCTGTTTATAGAACATGATGGTGAGCGTGTGTTGCTGCAAGTTGATGAAACTGGCAAATGGGTTGGAAAGCAAAGAGAAACAGTGTTATCTACTGATGAACTATTGGAAATTGCCCGCACATCACCGGAGAGGCTGAGCAATAATGTAGTAACTCGACCTATTATGCAAGAACTGCTTATACCGACTCTTGCTTTTCTGGGTGGGAATGGAGAAATTGCATACTGGTCTGCGTTGAAAGATGCGTTCCATGTGCTTGATCTTAGGATGCCACCGGTATTGCCGCGTTTATCATTTACATATATAGACAAGGCAACAATGAAAAGAATAAACCGTCTCTCTCTTGAAAAAGATTCCATTATAACTATGGGGACTGGAAAGGCTCGGATGAACTGGTTAAGGAGTCAAATCTCCCCACCGGTTGACTTGATGCGAGATGAATTAAAACAGACAGTGGCGAACGCCCATGAACCTTTAAAAGACTATGCGCAAACTATTCGTCCTGATATTGGGAGGCTTGCTGAGAAGAACATCCGTAAAATAGAGAAGGAAATTGACTTTCTGTATAAACGGATTATGTTGGCTTTAGAGGAACAACATTCAGCTGTGCTAGCAGATTTCGATGATATAGAACTGATGCTGCATCCTTTAGGAGGTCTGCAGGAGCGAGCTTGGAATCCAGTCAGTTTCCTGAATCTGCACGGAAAGGATTTCTTTAAAAGGTTGGCTGCAGAAGAGCTCTCGTTCCAAGCGGATCATTATTTTGTGTACATTTGA
- a CDS encoding SepM family pheromone-processing serine protease, producing MKNLRKYLITTMIMLIVVYLLVGFRLPYYIYRPGSADVLEPIVKVDDGYKSKGSMHMVTVSGGQATLLGLMLAKMTPHNEILPIDEVRPKGITNDQYRHAQIEMMEGSQEKATIVGYKAAGADIEIKYKGVYVVSAIKGMPAYGKLKKGDLITSIDGTEVKSAEDLMRILQDKQAGDKVQVDYKRGKKKQQAEIQLKMFNKGSEKAGLGIQLVTDRELDVDPKIHFSSGDVGGPSAGLMFSLEIYDQLTKKDLTGGHEIAGTGEISYEGDIEPIGGIDKKVIAADQQGIEIFFAPNEHGKENSNYKVAKATADEIGTKMKIVPVDTFKEALNYLEKLPPKK from the coding sequence ATGAAGAATTTACGCAAATATCTTATAACGACAATGATCATGCTGATCGTCGTTTACTTGCTTGTCGGTTTTAGGCTGCCATATTACATATACAGACCAGGCAGTGCCGATGTTTTAGAGCCAATTGTGAAAGTCGATGATGGATACAAGAGTAAAGGCAGCATGCATATGGTGACGGTGAGTGGTGGACAGGCGACATTGCTAGGACTCATGCTTGCAAAAATGACGCCTCATAATGAAATATTACCGATTGACGAAGTGCGTCCTAAGGGCATTACGAATGACCAATACAGACATGCTCAAATTGAGATGATGGAGGGCTCACAAGAGAAAGCGACCATTGTTGGGTATAAAGCTGCAGGGGCTGATATCGAGATTAAGTATAAGGGTGTCTATGTCGTCTCAGCAATTAAAGGAATGCCGGCATATGGCAAACTTAAAAAAGGCGATCTTATTACATCAATTGATGGTACAGAAGTGAAAAGTGCTGAAGATCTGATGCGAATCTTGCAAGATAAGCAAGCGGGAGACAAAGTGCAAGTTGACTATAAGAGGGGTAAGAAAAAACAGCAAGCTGAGATTCAATTGAAAATGTTTAATAAAGGTTCCGAAAAAGCTGGTCTCGGCATACAGCTTGTGACAGACAGAGAACTTGATGTCGATCCTAAGATACATTTTTCGAGTGGCGATGTGGGAGGACCTAGTGCTGGGCTTATGTTTTCGCTTGAAATCTATGACCAATTGACAAAGAAAGACCTTACCGGAGGGCACGAAATTGCTGGTACAGGAGAAATCAGCTATGAAGGAGATATCGAGCCCATAGGGGGAATCGATAAGAAAGTGATTGCAGCCGATCAGCAAGGCATTGAAATATTCTTTGCGCCAAATGAGCACGGCAAGGAAAATTCCAATTATAAAGTTGCTAAGGCCACAGCAGATGAGATCGGAACAAAAATGAAAATTGTTCCTGTTGATACATTTAAAGAAGCATTGAATTATCTAGAGAAACTTCCTCCGAAAAAATAA